The following are encoded in a window of Salinibacter ruber DSM 13855 genomic DNA:
- a CDS encoding M1 family metallopeptidase, which translates to MMTLDLSLWRWALLLMVGGSVLIGGRGACAQPAPGPAARPQPGIDVQDYDFSLTLSDTTDRIEGTATVHVRIDADTLTAVRLDLIGRAPGGETGMRVRSVSEDGRAVSYRHADDLLRIRPPDLAAGQTRTFRIEYAGVPDDGLIIGTNQHGDRTFFGDNWPNRARHWLPVVDHLSDKATVEFRVTAPARYEVVSNGALVRDSTSGGTRHTLWRTDVPLPPKVMVIGVADFAVDTAGTVDGVPVQSWVYPEDRGPGLKDLGQGPPILRFFEENLGPYPYAKLANVQSTTRYGGMENAAAIFYSETAVADGEDDTSLLAHEIAHQWYGNTVTEADWPHLWLSEGFATYLTGLYLEHARGAAALRQYMTAARRQVVQFHDANPDTPLVDTTYSDPNELLNTNPYQKGGWVLHMLRREVGTDTFWRGLRAYYERYRDGNASTRDFRAVMEDVSGQDLEAFFDQWTRRPGHPVIEGTWRHDAAAGECVVTLRQTQDEPPFAVPVQVALGESPSRTTTLFMRGREAQSRVDCPRAPWSVTLDPNTDLLAELSMRRAQ; encoded by the coding sequence ATGATGACTCTTGATTTGTCCCTATGGCGCTGGGCCCTCCTGTTGATGGTGGGGGGGAGCGTTCTGATCGGCGGCCGCGGGGCCTGCGCGCAACCGGCCCCGGGCCCCGCCGCCCGGCCCCAGCCCGGCATCGACGTGCAGGACTACGACTTTTCCCTCACCCTCTCCGACACCACGGATCGGATCGAGGGCACGGCCACGGTGCACGTCCGCATCGACGCCGACACGCTCACGGCCGTGCGGCTCGACCTCATCGGCCGGGCGCCGGGGGGCGAGACGGGCATGCGCGTGCGTTCGGTGTCCGAGGACGGACGGGCCGTGTCCTACCGCCACGCCGACGATCTCCTCCGCATCCGGCCGCCCGACCTCGCGGCGGGCCAGACCCGCACGTTCCGCATCGAGTATGCGGGCGTGCCGGACGACGGCCTCATCATCGGCACCAACCAGCACGGCGACCGCACCTTCTTCGGCGACAACTGGCCGAACCGCGCGCGCCACTGGCTGCCGGTGGTGGACCACCTGTCCGACAAGGCGACCGTCGAGTTTCGGGTGACGGCGCCCGCCCGGTACGAGGTCGTGAGCAACGGGGCCTTGGTGCGCGACTCGACGAGCGGGGGCACGCGCCACACGCTCTGGCGGACCGACGTGCCGCTGCCGCCGAAGGTGATGGTGATTGGCGTGGCCGACTTTGCGGTCGACACGGCCGGGACCGTCGACGGCGTGCCGGTGCAGAGCTGGGTCTACCCGGAGGACCGGGGGCCGGGCCTCAAGGACCTGGGACAGGGGCCGCCCATCCTCCGGTTCTTTGAGGAAAACCTGGGGCCGTACCCGTACGCGAAGCTCGCCAACGTGCAGTCCACCACGCGGTACGGCGGTATGGAGAACGCGGCCGCCATCTTCTACAGCGAGACGGCGGTCGCCGACGGCGAGGACGACACCTCGCTGTTGGCCCACGAGATTGCGCACCAGTGGTACGGAAACACCGTCACCGAGGCGGACTGGCCGCACCTCTGGCTCAGTGAGGGGTTTGCCACGTACCTGACGGGCCTGTACCTGGAGCACGCCCGCGGCGCGGCGGCCCTGAGGCAGTACATGACCGCGGCGCGGCGGCAGGTCGTGCAGTTCCACGACGCAAATCCGGACACGCCCCTCGTGGACACGACCTACAGCGACCCGAACGAGCTCCTCAACACGAACCCCTACCAGAAGGGCGGCTGGGTGCTCCACATGCTCCGTCGCGAGGTGGGCACCGACACCTTCTGGCGGGGCCTGCGGGCCTACTACGAGCGCTACCGCGACGGCAACGCGAGCACCCGCGATTTCCGGGCGGTCATGGAGGACGTCTCGGGGCAGGACCTCGAGGCGTTTTTTGACCAGTGGACGCGTCGGCCGGGCCATCCGGTCATCGAGGGCACCTGGCGCCACGACGCCGCTGCGGGGGAGTGCGTTGTGACGCTGCGCCAGACCCAGGACGAGCCCCCGTTCGCGGTGCCGGTGCAGGTGGCCCTTGGCGAGTCCCCGTCCCGCACCACGACGCTCTTCATGCGGGGCCGGGAGGCGCAGTCGCGCGTCGACTGCCCGCGGGCGCCGTGGTCCGTGACGCTCGACCCCAACACCGATCTCCTCGCGGAGCTGTCGATGCGCCGCGCCCAATAG